The genome window aGATGGATAGGCAAattcatatatttacataaattcagaaaacttgaaaattataatacaatttattaaatCTTTATATCTCTATCACAATTAATGACCTCCTAAACAATCAGTGGAAATAGAGGGTTCGATGCGGACTTAACAATGCCCagtttttttataatataatcaGCCTGATCCTGACTTTTAACTCCAAAAGCCTCGAAGGATTTCATATTGAACCGGCTTAGACGACCTCCGGAAATGTTTTCGATGAACTTGAAGTAACTGGGCCGCATGGATTTTGCCTCCAGAACCGTTGAGTGACAAAGAACCGACGTGAAAAATCCATACATAATCATGGAGAAGTGTGGCACCTCGGGAACCTTTTCCTCGGCAACACCCCAGTTGTACAAGAGTTGCAAGGACTTCAACATCAGATACAGAGACACCGTGGTATTGGGAAAGTATAGAAGGCCAAAAGATCCTATTAAGCCGGATGGAATGGCAAAGAGAGCATTATCATATCCAAAAGAGTGACGGAAGCCACATGAAGTTATCTAAAAGATagtttttaaattagtttgaatttattttgaataatgTTGACTTACCTTAAAAAGGAGCGAAAATATGCCGAGCGCTAGGCCCAACTGCAGAGAACCCTTGTTGAAGATCTGCTTGCGCCATTGCATCTTTTGCTGGAGTATCCTCGAAATGTTGAGCAGGAGCTTGAAACCCACTTGAAGACCCACACCGCCCAGAAAAGGTTTAACTCCACCAAGCAGGGCGTACACCGCACAGCCAAACTGGTGTGGACAGCAAGGATGCTTGAGGGTGGTCAGGTGATTATAGACCTTAAGGTACGACGTGATGCATCGAAAATTTAGGCTTCCTAGGTTAGATCTCTGGGGGATGATCACCGTAGAGGGCTTTAGCGGACCTTCCTCCTCCTTGCCTATGATCAGACCCAATCCCTTAAAAGTCGCATCCTTGGCAACAGTTCTATGCAATCCGGCACGATATAGATACATCAAAGCGGTGATACTGACTCCCATGATGAGCACCTGTCCGTTGGCAATGGATCGCACCAGTCCTCGGGCCTCTAGCATTTTCCACAGCGTTTCGATGCCCACATTGGCCACATACAATGCCAGTGGAGCACGGCGCTGCGGACGCTCGACTGCCAGCGATATGGAGCTCACCAAAAGAGCTGGCACCCAGGCTGCG of Drosophila mauritiana strain mau12 chromosome 3R, ASM438214v1, whole genome shotgun sequence contains these proteins:
- the LOC117144357 gene encoding transmembrane protein 135, translated to MAAQSKLAEAAFKCSCQEFVHPWTSSCACATAGMLLSLIPGTFKTYSIVYMLALLMRRRIPSLKDLGRTLASTLQSTAFLSLNGSLFVLAICLVRQFLGGFYFGTAAWVPALLVSSISLAVERPQRRAPLALYVANVGIETLWKMLEARGLVRSIANGQVLIMGVSITALMYLYRAGLHRTVAKDATFKGLGLIIGKEEEGPLKPSTVIIPQRSNLGSLNFRCITSYLKVYNHLTTLKHPCCPHQFGCAVYALLGGVKPFLGGVGLQVGFKLLLNISRILQQKMQWRKQIFNKGSLQLGLALGIFSLLFKITSCGFRHSFGYDNALFAIPSGLIGSFGLLYFPNTTVSLYLMLKSLQLLYNWGVAEEKVPEVPHFSMIMYGFFTSVLCHSTVLEAKSMRPSYFKFIENISGGRLSRFNMKSFEAFGVKSQDQADYIIKKLGIVKSASNPLFPLIV